A single genomic interval of Terriglobus albidus harbors:
- a CDS encoding ABC transporter permease — MKFFARLRSTVVSLFRRSELASQIEEELRFHLEARADDLVRQGLSPAEAARQARMELGSANTHHDEVRRSLGVRWFDDLLADLRYAARILRKNPSFTAIAAGSLALAIGANTTIFSVANAALYERLGVPHPEQLRLLHLTGDKNVVVHASWGEWDKDDGGRSEFDSFSYPVYQQLRRDNTVLSEIFAFKNLGQANATIDGQARVVQVELVSGNLYEQIGIRPVVGRPIVSSDDGAPGTGAVAVISNALWRHSFGSDPNVVGKVITVNTLPITVIGVNPPSFTGAKSVQVSPDIFMPISMIPVLRAESARLGPILSSRLLFWINVMARTKPGISDEKARAALQVSLDAAIRSTMSPEADETLPTLEVTDGSRGLNFSGKHLAKPLNVLLVFVGLVLVLACANVANLMLARTLARQREMSVRLALGAGRSRILRQVITEGMLLSAAGGTLGLVAAYFGHSTLPRFLFNVWESQDLHIPFDWKIFAFTAVLTLLSGILFAALPAWAATRAEINSSLKEGAGTATRHRKALSGRAIVAFQVALSTLLLAGAGLFIRTLIHLNNIDPGFRADHLLLFEISPPSKSYPAPQDIALHHRLEDAIRVVPGVEDVALSDVVLIANSRSNANFNVEGRSRHNGSDENSDLANVGPDFFQVMRIPIVSGRAFTQQDAESPRATAVITQSAAKKFFPGENPIGKRFSTDDDPGRMIWYEIVGVCADVHYNSLRRKPEALHFDLYRQQHEIGGASYIVRTAMPPEAIVPSLRAAVQRIDKDLPLIDIRTQQEQIDATTQQERIFASLTVGFGVLALALACVGIYGIMTYTVAQRTSEIGIRLALGAQRARVRAMVLRESIWLTVIGIAAGLVSAVALGRLVKSMLFGLGPNDPISLTGAGLLLLAIAVTAAWIPAARASRIEPMEALRHD, encoded by the coding sequence ATGAAGTTCTTCGCGCGTCTGCGGTCTACGGTCGTTTCACTCTTCCGCCGTTCGGAGCTTGCCTCGCAGATTGAGGAGGAGCTTCGTTTCCATCTCGAGGCCCGCGCTGATGACCTGGTTCGCCAGGGCCTGTCGCCTGCCGAAGCCGCTCGCCAGGCCCGCATGGAGCTAGGCTCTGCGAATACTCATCACGATGAGGTTCGCCGCTCGCTCGGCGTGCGCTGGTTCGATGATCTACTCGCCGATCTTCGCTACGCCGCCCGTATTCTTCGCAAGAATCCGTCGTTCACTGCGATTGCTGCCGGTTCTCTTGCGCTCGCCATCGGAGCGAACACGACGATCTTCTCCGTCGCCAATGCGGCGCTCTATGAGCGGCTCGGGGTTCCGCATCCGGAGCAGCTTCGTCTGCTTCACCTGACAGGAGATAAGAATGTTGTCGTCCATGCCTCCTGGGGAGAGTGGGACAAGGATGATGGCGGCCGTTCGGAGTTCGACTCTTTTTCTTATCCGGTCTATCAGCAGCTTCGCCGCGATAACACCGTCCTTAGCGAGATCTTTGCCTTTAAGAATCTCGGGCAGGCCAATGCGACGATTGATGGCCAGGCTCGAGTCGTCCAGGTCGAGCTCGTCTCCGGAAATCTCTATGAACAGATCGGCATTCGTCCTGTGGTGGGCCGTCCTATCGTGTCCTCTGATGATGGAGCTCCGGGGACGGGCGCCGTTGCCGTCATCAGCAACGCTCTCTGGAGACACTCCTTCGGAAGCGACCCCAACGTCGTCGGCAAGGTCATCACGGTAAACACCCTGCCGATTACGGTCATCGGGGTGAATCCGCCATCCTTCACCGGGGCCAAATCAGTTCAGGTCTCGCCTGACATTTTTATGCCGATCTCGATGATACCGGTGTTGCGGGCGGAATCTGCACGTCTGGGTCCTATTCTCTCCAGTCGGCTACTCTTCTGGATCAACGTGATGGCGCGTACCAAACCGGGCATCTCCGACGAGAAGGCACGTGCGGCGTTACAGGTCTCACTGGATGCCGCCATCCGTTCCACGATGTCACCAGAGGCCGACGAGACCCTGCCTACCCTCGAGGTTACCGACGGAAGCCGGGGCCTGAACTTCTCCGGAAAGCATTTGGCGAAGCCGCTCAACGTGCTCCTGGTGTTTGTCGGCCTGGTGCTTGTGCTTGCCTGTGCCAATGTCGCCAATCTTATGTTGGCGCGTACGCTCGCACGGCAGCGCGAGATGTCTGTCCGTCTGGCTCTTGGCGCAGGCCGTTCGCGCATCCTCCGCCAGGTCATCACCGAGGGCATGCTGCTCTCCGCGGCTGGAGGCACGCTCGGTCTTGTCGCCGCATACTTTGGACACTCGACGCTTCCCAGGTTTCTTTTCAACGTATGGGAGAGTCAGGATCTTCACATCCCCTTCGACTGGAAGATCTTTGCTTTTACCGCGGTGCTGACGCTGTTGTCGGGAATCCTCTTCGCCGCGCTTCCAGCCTGGGCGGCCACGCGGGCGGAGATTAACTCTTCCCTCAAAGAAGGCGCGGGTACAGCTACGCGTCATCGCAAAGCGCTAAGCGGACGTGCGATTGTTGCCTTCCAGGTCGCGCTCTCCACGCTGCTGCTTGCAGGGGCCGGTCTCTTCATCCGCACGCTGATTCATCTCAATAACATCGACCCTGGCTTCCGCGCCGACCATCTACTTCTCTTCGAGATCAGTCCTCCGTCGAAGAGTTACCCGGCGCCGCAGGATATCGCCCTGCACCATCGTCTTGAAGATGCCATCCGTGTTGTTCCAGGCGTTGAAGATGTAGCGCTCTCAGACGTCGTCCTCATTGCCAACTCTCGTTCCAACGCAAACTTTAACGTCGAAGGCAGGTCTCGGCATAACGGTTCCGACGAAAACTCTGACCTCGCCAATGTCGGCCCGGATTTCTTTCAGGTGATGCGTATCCCTATCGTTTCAGGACGCGCCTTCACCCAGCAGGATGCTGAGTCGCCGCGCGCTACGGCTGTCATCACGCAATCAGCCGCAAAGAAGTTTTTCCCGGGAGAAAATCCAATCGGCAAACGCTTCAGCACCGACGATGATCCGGGTCGCATGATCTGGTACGAGATCGTCGGCGTCTGTGCCGACGTCCACTACAACAGCCTCCGCCGCAAGCCTGAAGCGTTGCACTTCGACCTCTACCGCCAGCAGCACGAGATCGGCGGAGCTAGTTATATCGTCCGTACTGCAATGCCACCCGAAGCCATCGTTCCGTCGCTCCGTGCCGCGGTGCAGCGCATCGACAAAGATCTCCCTCTGATCGACATCCGTACGCAGCAGGAACAGATCGACGCCACCACCCAGCAGGAGCGCATCTTCGCCTCGCTCACGGTTGGCTTCGGCGTCCTCGCCCTGGCGCTGGCCTGTGTCGGCATCTATGGGATCATGACGTACACCGTGGCTCAGCGTACCAGCGAGATCGGCATCCGTCTCGCCCTTGGAGCGCAGCGTGCACGCGTCCGCGCCATGGTGCTACGGGAGAGCATTTGGCTTACGGTCATCGGCATTGCCGCCGGGCTCGTCTCCGCAGTCGCGCTTGGCAGGCTGGTCAAATCCATGCTCTTTGGCCTCGGGCCCAATGACCCGATCTCACTCACCGGCGCCGGTTTGCTGCTGTTGGCCATTGCAGTTACGGCCGCATGGATCCCTGCTGCGCGTGCGTCTCGCATTGAGCCAATGGAGGCGCTCCGCCACGATTGA
- a CDS encoding MOSC domain-containing protein, with the protein MSGVGKVYSVNVGKPREVEFFGKVVSTAIFKESVSGAVTARHLGLEGDKQADLTVHGGPQKAVYFYPREHYAMWEKLLGIGPLAPGAFGENITSEGFSEADLCIGDVIQIGSTLLQVLQPRSPCYKLQIKFQRPDMVALFVHQNRPGWYASVVQEGSLTAGDEITIVSRAPEQISVADIWRYSLVEDADLETQQRVRALELLPGFWKKQILRSEFSSAM; encoded by the coding sequence GTGTCAGGTGTAGGCAAGGTGTACTCGGTCAATGTTGGCAAGCCGCGTGAGGTTGAGTTCTTCGGGAAGGTTGTGAGTACCGCCATCTTCAAGGAGTCGGTATCCGGCGCCGTGACTGCCCGCCACCTGGGACTGGAGGGCGATAAGCAAGCCGACCTGACGGTTCACGGCGGCCCGCAGAAAGCCGTGTACTTCTATCCGCGGGAACATTATGCGATGTGGGAGAAGCTGCTGGGCATAGGGCCGCTCGCTCCCGGAGCCTTCGGAGAGAACATTACTTCCGAAGGATTTTCAGAAGCTGATCTTTGTATCGGCGATGTGATTCAGATTGGAAGTACATTGCTGCAGGTGCTGCAGCCGAGAAGCCCCTGCTACAAGCTGCAGATCAAGTTCCAGCGTCCGGATATGGTTGCGTTGTTTGTTCATCAGAATCGTCCTGGCTGGTATGCCTCGGTTGTGCAGGAAGGCTCGCTGACGGCAGGGGATGAGATCACGATCGTGAGCAGAGCGCCGGAACAGATCAGCGTTGCCGATATCTGGCGGTACAGCCTGGTTGAAGATGCTGACCTGGAGACGCAGCAGCGCGTACGCGCGCTGGAGTTGTTACCGGGGTTCTGGAAGAAGCAGATTCTGCGGAGCGAGTTCTCCTCAGCTATGTGA
- a CDS encoding RraA family protein gives MKRFVFVAVLLVLTCAAPAQVTTSRERILFYTGEWHGERFPDGRPKVPDALLSRALDVTIEDVWDFLQGHGYKNQFEGGWQSLHAERPFAGRALTAQYMPSRPDMIAAIKAEGKAEGRVGDTNSWPIKQLEQGDVYVADGFSKIVEGTLIGSNLGSGIAAHTHGGFVFDAGIRDQEENREISGLNGVYRGYDPSAWAQMTLTAINAPLRIGRAVVLPGDLVMARADGVVFVPAQLAEEAISSAEFTKLKDEFNFEQNAKGSNGGQFEGGWTAAKYQAFRAWVNSHPEKLKMSQEEFQKLLAAARQD, from the coding sequence ATGAAGCGTTTTGTCTTTGTTGCCGTATTGCTCGTGCTTACCTGTGCCGCACCCGCGCAGGTCACCACCTCGCGAGAGCGCATTCTGTTCTACACCGGTGAGTGGCATGGCGAGCGCTTTCCTGATGGCCGGCCGAAGGTACCCGATGCATTGCTCTCCCGCGCGCTCGACGTCACCATCGAGGATGTGTGGGACTTCCTGCAGGGGCATGGCTACAAGAACCAGTTCGAAGGCGGCTGGCAGTCGCTTCACGCCGAACGTCCCTTCGCCGGACGCGCGCTGACCGCGCAATACATGCCATCGCGGCCGGACATGATTGCCGCCATCAAGGCCGAAGGCAAAGCTGAGGGACGCGTCGGCGATACCAATAGCTGGCCTATCAAACAGCTCGAGCAGGGCGATGTGTATGTCGCCGATGGCTTCAGCAAAATCGTCGAGGGAACGCTGATCGGCTCGAATCTCGGCAGCGGCATCGCAGCCCACACTCACGGAGGATTCGTCTTCGACGCCGGCATCCGCGACCAGGAAGAGAATCGTGAGATTTCCGGACTCAACGGCGTCTACCGCGGCTACGATCCATCGGCCTGGGCGCAGATGACGCTGACCGCCATCAATGCTCCCCTGCGCATCGGCAGAGCCGTAGTACTTCCCGGAGATCTGGTAATGGCACGAGCAGATGGCGTCGTCTTTGTTCCCGCGCAGCTTGCGGAAGAAGCCATCAGCAGCGCCGAGTTCACCAAACTGAAGGACGAGTTCAACTTCGAGCAGAACGCGAAAGGCTCCAACGGCGGTCAGTTTGAAGGCGGATGGACAGCAGCAAAGTACCAGGCCTTCCGCGCCTGGGTGAACAGTCACCCTGAGAAGCTGAAGATGTCACAGGAAGAGTTTCAGAAGCTTCTCGCAGCGGCGAGACAGGATTAG
- a CDS encoding methyltransferase — MSTTPAPVTPERIMQFGWGYAPTLAIEAAIHHHVFDVLDGEPKTLAETAAATGASERGLRSIMNLLVGLGFLARNGDKFTLTPESEAFLVSTKPSFQGGMFKHISRQLLPKWLGLNEVVASGKPAYSVNVEGDGTAFFQAFVHDIFPMSYPATQVLAAHLALGKREGTVRILDLAAGSGVWSIGLTQSAPNVEATAFDWEGVLPATRAMVERFGLTARYNFIAGDLNTTPFGSGYDVATLGHILHSEGAAHSQTLLKKTFDALKPGGTIVIAEFLVNADRTGPPGSLIFAVNMLVNTEDGDAFSFEEISEWLKAAGFVDARTLDAPGPSPLILATKP, encoded by the coding sequence ATGAGTACGACACCTGCACCCGTTACGCCCGAACGCATCATGCAGTTTGGCTGGGGATACGCCCCGACACTTGCGATCGAAGCTGCCATTCATCACCACGTCTTTGACGTCCTCGATGGCGAACCCAAAACGCTCGCCGAAACGGCAGCTGCCACCGGAGCCTCAGAACGCGGGCTGCGCAGCATCATGAATCTCCTCGTCGGTCTGGGCTTTCTGGCGCGTAATGGAGACAAGTTCACGCTTACACCGGAGAGCGAAGCCTTTCTCGTAAGTACCAAGCCCAGCTTCCAGGGCGGCATGTTCAAACACATCAGCCGGCAGCTTCTCCCGAAGTGGCTGGGGCTGAATGAGGTGGTCGCCTCCGGCAAGCCGGCATACTCCGTGAACGTTGAGGGTGATGGCACCGCCTTCTTTCAAGCCTTTGTGCATGACATCTTTCCGATGAGCTATCCGGCGACGCAGGTGCTGGCCGCGCATCTCGCCCTGGGCAAACGTGAGGGAACGGTACGCATCCTCGACCTGGCCGCCGGCTCCGGCGTGTGGAGCATTGGACTGACGCAGAGCGCGCCGAACGTGGAAGCAACAGCCTTCGACTGGGAGGGTGTGCTGCCCGCCACACGCGCCATGGTGGAGCGCTTCGGACTTACCGCGCGCTACAACTTTATTGCCGGCGACCTGAACACGACTCCCTTCGGCAGCGGCTACGACGTTGCGACTCTGGGGCACATCCTGCACAGCGAAGGCGCAGCTCACAGCCAAACGCTGCTGAAGAAGACCTTCGACGCCCTGAAGCCGGGCGGCACCATCGTCATCGCCGAGTTCCTGGTCAACGCCGATCGCACCGGACCTCCGGGATCGCTGATCTTCGCCGTCAACATGCTGGTCAACACAGAGGACGGTGACGCCTTCTCATTCGAAGAGATCAGCGAGTGGCTTAAGGCAGCGGGCTTCGTCGATGCCCGCACGCTCGACGCTCCAGGACCATCGCCGCTGATACTGGCGACGAAGCCTTAG
- a CDS encoding PadR family transcriptional regulator — MPPKPADLLQGTLDLLILKAVSLGKLHGYGVLLRIQQISGDQLVIQQGSLYPALYRLEHDGDLRGEWGESENNRRARYYSLTPQGRKRLAAETEKWNRMAGIMGSILSLTSVPANE, encoded by the coding sequence ATGCCACCCAAACCCGCCGACCTGCTCCAGGGAACACTTGACCTGCTGATTCTCAAGGCGGTCTCGCTCGGCAAGCTGCATGGCTATGGCGTTCTGCTCCGTATTCAGCAGATCTCCGGCGATCAGCTTGTGATCCAGCAGGGGTCGCTGTATCCCGCCCTCTATCGGCTGGAGCATGATGGGGACCTCCGCGGTGAGTGGGGCGAGAGCGAGAACAACCGCCGCGCCCGCTATTACTCGCTCACGCCCCAGGGCCGCAAGCGTCTGGCTGCCGAGACGGAGAAATGGAATCGTATGGCCGGCATCATGGGATCGATCCTGAGTCTTACGTCAGTGCCGGCAAACGAATAG
- a CDS encoding membrane protein insertase YidC, translating to MAEFKDPRQDNGVRLFVILFVFVAAMFFTFQRRPAPLTQQQRVPNKSFREAVSPAPVPMNIVEQELFVVLAFAQSHVAAKWQGSWGWAIVLLTVGVNLLILPLRIASMRNGLKMRRIQPEIEIIKARYKGIKLTDPRHNDMAAEIAKLQKDNGVNVFGGCIPLLIQMPLLFAFFGMLRKAVALRGAGWLWLHDLSTADPHHILPILMVVFQLLMQWYMPSPGVDAKQQKIMACMMTIGFGYVSWHYASGLALYALTGSIFSIATQAAINLSPLGKEMRALPANQMG from the coding sequence ATGGCGGAGTTTAAAGACCCGCGCCAGGACAATGGCGTGCGGTTGTTCGTAATCCTGTTCGTCTTTGTAGCAGCAATGTTTTTCACCTTTCAGCGGCGTCCTGCACCGTTGACGCAGCAACAGCGGGTCCCGAACAAGAGCTTCCGGGAAGCAGTTTCTCCTGCTCCGGTGCCGATGAATATCGTTGAGCAGGAGCTTTTTGTTGTGTTGGCGTTCGCTCAATCCCATGTAGCTGCGAAGTGGCAGGGCTCATGGGGCTGGGCAATCGTATTGCTTACCGTTGGGGTCAACCTGCTGATACTGCCATTGCGTATCGCCAGTATGCGGAACGGCCTTAAGATGCGGCGCATACAGCCAGAGATCGAGATCATCAAGGCACGATACAAAGGCATTAAACTGACGGACCCGCGACACAATGACATGGCCGCTGAGATCGCAAAGCTACAAAAAGACAACGGCGTCAACGTCTTTGGTGGATGCATCCCTCTGCTTATCCAAATGCCGCTTTTATTTGCCTTCTTCGGAATGTTACGAAAAGCGGTCGCGCTGCGTGGCGCAGGGTGGCTCTGGCTACATGATCTTTCCACTGCTGACCCGCATCACATCCTGCCGATTCTTATGGTTGTCTTCCAACTCCTGATGCAGTGGTATATGCCGTCGCCTGGAGTCGATGCGAAACAGCAGAAGATCATGGCGTGCATGATGACGATAGGGTTCGGCTATGTCAGTTGGCATTACGCATCGGGACTGGCGCTGTATGCCCTGACAGGCAGTATCTTCTCGATTGCGACGCAGGCGGCAATTAACCTCTCACCTTTAGGGAAAGAGATGAGAGCACTACCGGCGAACCAGATGGGCTAA
- a CDS encoding 3-keto-disaccharide hydrolase yields the protein MKSLFTAPALLLLLVPAVYAQNNTLSPKEKAAGWRLLWDGASMQGWHSAKGTNVPVDGAEIKDGVLHLRSSESHQGDVVSDDIFGDFELTVDFKLTRGANSGVKYFVNDKVNEAAHSVIGFEYQLLDDDVHPDAKLGRNGDRKTASLYDILPAAENKPTRPIGEWNTARIVVRGNHAEHWLNGVKVLEYDRTSPTFREALAQSKFKDFKGFGDASDGHILLQDHGDVVYFRNIKIRPLTAHK from the coding sequence ATGAAATCGCTATTTACCGCTCCTGCCCTGTTGCTTCTTCTCGTGCCTGCCGTCTACGCGCAGAACAACACCCTCTCTCCCAAGGAAAAGGCTGCCGGTTGGCGGCTGCTGTGGGATGGCGCCTCGATGCAGGGATGGCATAGCGCCAAGGGTACGAACGTGCCGGTGGACGGCGCAGAGATCAAGGACGGCGTGCTGCATCTGCGGTCCTCGGAGTCGCACCAGGGCGATGTCGTTTCGGACGATATCTTCGGCGACTTCGAACTTACCGTTGACTTCAAGCTGACGCGCGGCGCCAACAGCGGCGTGAAGTACTTCGTCAACGACAAGGTGAATGAGGCGGCGCACTCCGTCATTGGCTTTGAGTACCAGCTGCTGGATGACGATGTGCACCCCGATGCCAAGCTCGGACGTAACGGCGATCGCAAGACGGCCTCGCTCTATGACATTCTGCCGGCGGCAGAGAACAAGCCAACGCGTCCCATCGGTGAGTGGAACACAGCGCGCATCGTGGTGCGCGGCAATCACGCTGAACACTGGCTCAACGGGGTGAAGGTGCTGGAGTATGACCGCACCTCGCCGACCTTCCGGGAGGCCCTGGCGCAGAGCAAGTTCAAGGACTTCAAAGGCTTTGGCGATGCTTCCGATGGGCACATCCTGCTGCAGGACCACGGCGACGTCGTTTACTTCCGCAACATCAAGATTCGCCCGTTGACTGCACACAAGTAA
- a CDS encoding alcohol dehydrogenase, whose amino-acid sequence MANTMKVAQISKPGGDFELVEREIPQPGAGQVRVKVEACGVCHSDVLVKDGAWPGLQYPRVPGHEVAGRIDAVGDRVTTWKVGDRVGVGWHGGHDFSCDQCRRGDFTMCANRKITGIDFDGGYGEYMVAPVESLAAIPDGLPAEEAGPFMCAGVTVFNALRNAGARAGDVVAVQGIGGLGHLGVQYARRMGFETVALGRGKDKEALAKKLGAHHYIDSDVSDTVAELQKLGGARIILATAPSAKAISSVVEGLGVNGNLLVPAAPSDPLNIGVFPLIMGRRQVSGWYSGTGRDSQDTLKFSALSDVHPMIEKYPLSEVAAAYEQMHSGKARFRAVLTMGS is encoded by the coding sequence ATGGCAAACACAATGAAGGTTGCGCAAATCAGTAAGCCGGGTGGGGATTTTGAACTTGTAGAGCGTGAGATTCCGCAGCCAGGCGCAGGGCAGGTCCGCGTGAAGGTCGAGGCCTGCGGTGTTTGCCACAGTGACGTCCTGGTGAAGGACGGGGCCTGGCCCGGGCTGCAGTATCCCCGTGTGCCGGGACACGAGGTCGCCGGCCGTATTGATGCTGTCGGGGATCGCGTCACGACCTGGAAGGTTGGGGATCGCGTCGGTGTCGGCTGGCACGGTGGACACGACTTTTCCTGCGACCAATGCCGGCGCGGCGATTTCACCATGTGCGCCAACCGCAAGATTACGGGCATCGACTTCGATGGCGGCTATGGCGAGTACATGGTCGCACCCGTGGAGTCGCTGGCCGCGATTCCCGACGGGCTCCCGGCGGAAGAGGCCGGCCCGTTTATGTGCGCGGGAGTCACAGTCTTCAATGCCTTACGCAATGCGGGCGCGCGCGCCGGCGATGTTGTCGCGGTGCAGGGCATTGGAGGGCTTGGTCATCTGGGTGTGCAATACGCACGCAGGATGGGATTTGAGACGGTGGCGCTGGGCCGGGGCAAAGACAAGGAAGCGCTCGCGAAAAAGCTGGGCGCCCATCACTATATCGATTCCGACGTTTCGGACACGGTTGCGGAGCTACAGAAGCTCGGCGGAGCGCGCATTATTCTGGCAACCGCTCCCAGCGCGAAAGCGATCTCTTCGGTGGTGGAGGGGCTGGGCGTCAATGGGAACCTGCTCGTTCCGGCTGCGCCGAGCGATCCACTCAATATCGGTGTGTTTCCGTTGATTATGGGACGCCGCCAGGTATCCGGTTGGTACTCCGGCACGGGGCGCGACTCGCAGGACACGTTGAAGTTCAGTGCTCTGAGCGACGTGCATCCGATGATTGAAAAGTATCCGCTGAGCGAGGTTGCGGCGGCGTATGAACAGATGCACAGCGGCAAGGCGCGCTTCCGTGCTGTATTGACGATGGGGAGTTGA
- a CDS encoding LLM class flavin-dependent oxidoreductase, producing MKKLGFLSFGHWTPSPQSGTQSAADALLQSIDLAIEAERLGMDGAYFRVHHFARQLASPFPLLAAVGAKTSKIEIGTAVIDMRYENPHYMAEDAGAADLISGGRLQLGLSRGSPEQVIDGWRYFGYQPAEGETDEDMGRQHTEVFLDALSGKGFAQPNPRPMFPNPPGLLRLEPHSDGLRDRIWWGSATNATAVWAAKLGMNMQTSTLKFDETGEPLHIQQAAQIRAFRDAWKEAGHSRTPRVSVSRSIFALVNGLDRAYFGSGRDEEDKVGFIDANTRAIFGRSYAAEPDVLIEQLRKDEAITEADTLLLTVPNQLGVAYNAHVLEAILTHVAPALGWR from the coding sequence ATGAAAAAACTGGGCTTCCTCTCGTTCGGTCATTGGACACCTTCCCCGCAGTCAGGAACACAGTCGGCTGCCGACGCGCTGCTGCAATCCATTGACCTCGCCATTGAGGCTGAGCGTCTTGGAATGGACGGCGCCTATTTCCGCGTCCATCACTTCGCACGGCAACTGGCATCGCCGTTCCCGCTGCTTGCGGCCGTGGGAGCGAAGACCAGCAAGATCGAAATCGGCACAGCCGTGATCGACATGCGGTATGAGAACCCTCACTACATGGCGGAGGACGCCGGTGCTGCCGATCTGATCTCCGGTGGACGCCTGCAGTTAGGCCTCAGCCGCGGATCGCCCGAACAGGTCATCGACGGCTGGCGCTACTTTGGTTATCAACCGGCTGAAGGTGAAACCGATGAAGATATGGGCCGCCAGCATACCGAAGTCTTTCTCGATGCGCTCAGCGGCAAAGGCTTCGCGCAGCCGAACCCGCGGCCGATGTTTCCCAATCCGCCGGGATTACTGCGGCTTGAACCACACTCCGATGGTCTGCGCGACCGCATCTGGTGGGGATCAGCCACGAATGCAACGGCCGTCTGGGCTGCGAAGCTCGGCATGAATATGCAGACCTCAACACTCAAATTCGACGAGACCGGTGAACCACTCCACATCCAGCAAGCCGCGCAGATTCGCGCCTTCCGCGATGCATGGAAAGAAGCGGGCCACTCCCGTACTCCGCGTGTCTCTGTCAGCCGCAGCATCTTTGCCCTGGTCAATGGCCTTGACCGCGCTTACTTCGGATCCGGCAGAGATGAAGAGGACAAGGTCGGCTTTATTGATGCAAATACACGAGCGATCTTCGGCCGCAGCTACGCCGCCGAACCCGACGTCCTGATCGAACAGCTTAGGAAGGATGAGGCGATCACAGAAGCCGACACGCTGCTGCTCACCGTCCCCAACCAGCTCGGCGTTGCCTATAACGCGCATGTACTGGAAGCGATTCTGACGCATGTCGCACCGGCGCTGGGTTGGCGATAA
- a CDS encoding ankyrin repeat domain-containing protein has translation MFPNPQDALPQPARLSLEQYRKLAKDLVKVCKTGDPEAIHNRITLWIRDLVSHSGLDLTPTLPVAVEGWIDEITIFTTQTLLNGKRTCALTDAQFVIARSHGFASWPKFMQHIEQASVVTSAVAEFEAAADAIICGDLATLKRLIEKNPSLVGQHSTREHHATLLHYTSANGVEGYRQRTPANIVAIAEFLLEAGAQIDAEADVYGGGCTTLGLAATSVHPETAGVQEALLQLLLDHGAQIEKPNLAGNGTGAVVSCLANGRLQAAVFLASRGAHLDLEGAAGVGRLDTVKTFFDTSGQLLAPATKRQLQKGFLWACMYGWNDVVVFLLDHGANVRDPAETGATGLHWAAGGAHLGIVKHLLLAGSSLEDLNRWGGTVLEHAGYGLEHNTANADFAATFEALLAAGAAIRGPEVPGSWLRWIDRLKDLPAAQKNRIAEIFRRYASTR, from the coding sequence ATGTTTCCCAATCCGCAGGACGCCCTTCCGCAACCCGCCCGCCTCAGCCTGGAACAATACCGCAAGCTCGCCAAGGACCTGGTTAAGGTCTGCAAAACCGGAGACCCAGAAGCCATCCACAACCGCATCACCCTATGGATTCGCGACCTGGTAAGCCATAGCGGCCTCGACCTCACACCCACCCTTCCGGTTGCCGTCGAAGGTTGGATCGACGAGATCACAATCTTCACCACACAAACACTGCTCAACGGCAAGCGCACCTGCGCGCTGACCGATGCGCAGTTCGTGATTGCGCGTTCCCATGGATTCGCAAGCTGGCCAAAGTTCATGCAACACATCGAGCAGGCCAGTGTCGTTACGTCTGCGGTCGCAGAGTTTGAGGCAGCCGCTGACGCCATCATCTGCGGCGACCTGGCAACGCTGAAACGGCTGATCGAGAAAAACCCCAGTCTGGTGGGGCAACACTCCACTCGCGAACATCACGCGACTCTGCTGCACTACACCTCTGCCAATGGAGTGGAAGGCTATCGCCAGCGAACCCCGGCCAATATTGTTGCCATCGCGGAGTTCCTTCTGGAAGCCGGTGCGCAGATCGATGCCGAGGCCGATGTATATGGCGGCGGATGCACCACGCTTGGCCTGGCAGCCACGAGTGTTCATCCTGAAACAGCAGGCGTGCAGGAGGCACTACTGCAGCTCCTGCTCGATCACGGCGCGCAGATCGAAAAGCCAAACCTCGCCGGCAATGGCACAGGCGCTGTCGTCTCCTGCCTGGCGAATGGACGGTTGCAGGCTGCTGTCTTTCTTGCCTCGCGAGGCGCGCACCTCGATCTTGAAGGCGCAGCTGGTGTGGGCAGGCTCGATACAGTGAAGACTTTCTTCGACACATCCGGACAATTGCTGGCGCCTGCAACCAAACGCCAACTGCAGAAGGGATTTCTCTGGGCCTGCATGTACGGATGGAACGATGTCGTTGTCTTTCTGCTGGATCATGGCGCGAACGTGCGCGATCCCGCAGAGACCGGCGCCACCGGCCTGCACTGGGCCGCCGGCGGAGCGCATCTTGGCATCGTCAAACATCTGCTGCTTGCCGGCTCTTCACTGGAGGACCTCAACCGCTGGGGAGGCACGGTTCTGGAACATGCGGGATACGGCCTCGAACACAACACCGCAAACGCCGACTTCGCTGCAACCTTTGAAGCATTGCTGGCAGCAGGCGCAGCAATACGCGGTCCGGAAGTTCCGGGATCCTGGCTGCGATGGATCGACCGGCTGAAAGATCTCCCTGCTGCGCAGAAAAATAGGATTGCCGAGATTTTTCGCCGCTATGCGTCAACTCGATAA